Genomic DNA from Halomonas sp. BDJS001:
GAAGTTGCAGGCGGCTACAACCGTCTCGTAATCAGGGACATCGGCCATGATGTAGGCGGTCCAGGGGGCGGTGGCGGAAGGGCCGACCATGATGCGGTCGTCATCCATGATCCCCAGGATAGTGACGCCGGGGAGTTCATCGATGCCTTGCATCATCTGGCTGAAGGCTTGCCAGACTTGCTTGCCTTCCTCAGCGGTTGCATTCATGAAGTTTTGGTTGATACCGATGCAGAAAAGTACGCGATGCATAATGTCGATCTCCGTTGGTTAAACTACGTAGGGTGGTTATAGGTAACCCGGTAAAGGGTCATGGCCGAAGAAGATCGCGCCGGCGTTCTTCCAGGTGATCTCGCCCATAAAGGCGTGCTGGGTGCACAACTGCGAGTCACGCAGAATGCGCGAGAGAGGGTGGCCGTTTTCGGCCCCAGTCATACCGCTGATCTGATATACGCTGCGAATCGCCTCAGCGCACTCATGGGTCAAATGGGTGGTAGAGAGGCGCAGCAGGTTGACCTGCTCACGGCTTGGTTCGCCCCCGGCCAGAATGCTCGCCCAGGCGGCCTCAGTACTCTCATAGAAGAAGGCCCGGGCGGCGCGAACTTTGGCCTCGGCCTTGCCGAGGGCAATCTGGGCATACTCACGCTCACCCAGGTTGGGGGCGCCAGTGACCGATTTCCGCCCACCGGCCGTGGCGCGGACGACATCCAATGCCTCGCGGGCCAAACCCAGTGTTGTCACTGCCAACACCTGAGCGGCGAAGGAGAGCGATGGGTAGCGAAAGAAGGGGGAATCGACGTTGGGTTTGCCGCCGCGCACGAAGGTCCAGGCTTCTGGAACATAGGCGTCCTCGACAACCAGGTCGTGGCTGCCGGTGGCTACCATGCCCAACATATCCCAGGTCGGGTCGATCTTCACCTGGTCGCGGGGCAGCACTGCCATGCGCGGCAGCGCTCCCTCTTCGGCGGGGAGAATGCCCACACCACATAGCGAAGCCCCCATACAACCACTGGCAAATTTCCACCGTCCTTTGATACGGAAACCGTTATCGA
This window encodes:
- a CDS encoding IacB protein; the encoded protein is MHRVLFCIGINQNFMNATAEEGKQVWQAFSQMMQGIDELPGVTILGIMDDDRIMVGPSATAPWTAYIMADVPDYETVVAACNFFRTIPVGDGTYKLWKYARVESRIGRELVVPE
- a CDS encoding acyl-CoA dehydrogenase family protein, whose protein sequence is MQRHIDKSQWGGEERFDALLASIRSRRKEFEKLRHIPMDIIDEFKAIGVYRAMVPATYGGDEKSPAEFLKMVEAISAADGSSGWVASFGMNPAYLAALPEETLKEVWRDSPDIVFAGGIFPPQPAERVDNGFRIKGRWKFASGCMGASLCGVGILPAEEGALPRMAVLPRDQVKIDPTWDMLGMVATGSHDLVVEDAYVPEAWTFVRGGKPNVDSPFFRYPSLSFAAQVLAVTTLGLAREALDVVRATAGGRKSVTGAPNLGEREYAQIALGKAEAKVRAARAFFYESTEAAWASILAGGEPSREQVNLLRLSTTHLTHECAEAIRSVYQISGMTGAENGHPLSRILRDSQLCTQHAFMGEITWKNAGAIFFGHDPLPGYL